A genome region from Penicillium psychrofluorescens genome assembly, chromosome: 3 includes the following:
- a CDS encoding uncharacterized protein (ID:PFLUO_004726-T1.cds;~source:funannotate), with protein sequence MNSDSFLKFRRPSSKLHKDPPSFGSRILRSHQSTNSLKRHPSAPVYPRSSPNGSRDHFRSRSNANEVFGSSSSSLDRSGGPSPSESSYPSGYPAARSRSSNRFSYDQHSSDEITTPYETRGMLSALDENSADTDHRPQQPPTLRAHHTSPDPRRFPSLRQSASFTTLPNMDFSHRETERAPAVKRYSDEGDGPANTPPPPRHGRSKKASFSSFVNSVLGSPRPNIKISAPENPVHVTHVGYDNQTGQFTGLPKEWQRLLQENGISKQEQEEHPQTMMDIMRFYEKNTRGDSDDEVWHKFDHAQSPTGGQAPSPPGSPRFPQNHQGSFENPRSPPPVPRGVHVGSQPVSPPLGSLIPNRAPPKPPTVGMTPSRPPPQPPVSQQYMGAPQRAVQEAYSPPFGTPSIPESEAVPSPQRSPSNSRNGTPAPRAPPGIVSNPTQYQQQQEQMMAVAQQAITSKQLDRSRSQRIQAQQAQQAQQAQQAQQAQQAQQAQPIPQVQPTQLPPISTAQPASPAIGPSSALPSSGTARAPPAARPRQRQRPQSNAADIRTRLLSICHPGDPTQIYYNLNKIGQGASGGVYTAYEAGTNNCVAIKQMNLDLQPKKDLIINEILVMKDSKHKNIVNFLESFLHGLDLWVVMEYMEGGSLTDVVTFNMMSEGQIAAVCRETLNGLQHLHSKGVIHRDIKSDNILLAMDGNIKLTDFGFCAQINDSQNKRNTMVGTPYWMAPEVVTRKEYGRKVDIWSLGIMAIEMIEGEPPYLTESPLRALYLIATNGTPTIKDEHKLSNIFRDFLHLALKVDPEKRASAHDLLKHPFMTLCSPLSHLAPLVKAARVNRAQEKTQKGGA encoded by the exons ATGAATTCAGACAGTTTCTTGAAATTCCGCCGACCGTCCAGCAAGCTGCACAAGGACCCCCCTAGCTTCGGATCGCGCATTCTTCGGAGTCACCAGAGCACCAACTCACTCAAGCGCCACCCCTCTGCCCCTGTCTACCCGCGCTCCTCGCCCAACGGCAGTCGGGATCATTTTCGCTCTCGCTCCAACGCGAACGAAGTTTTCggctcctcatcctcgtcgctcgACCGCAGCGGGGGTCCGTCGCCCTCCGAGTCGAGTTATCCCTCTGGCTATCCGGCTGCCCGGTCGCGCAGCTCCAACCGTTTCTCCTACGATCAACACAGCTCAGATGAAATAACGACTCCCTACGAGACGCGGGGCATGCTCAGTGCGTTGGATGAGAACAGCGCCGACACCGACCACCGTCCTCAGCAGCCTCCAACCCTACGCGCTCATCACACCAGCCCCGACCCCCGGAGGTTCCCATCTCTGCGCCAGTCCGCCAGCTTCACCACCCTGCCCAATATGGATTTCTCGCATCGGGAGACCGAACGGGCGCCAGCCGTTAAACGATATTCCGATGAGGGCGATGGCCCCGCCAAcacgccaccaccaccccgTCATGGGCGAAGCAAGAAGGCCAGTTTTTCGAGCTTTGTCAACAGTGTGCTGGGCTCCCCGCGACCGAATATCAAAATCTCTGCTCCCGAAAATCCGGTCCACGTCACCCACGTTGGGTATGACAACCAGACCGGTCAGTTCACAGGCCTGCCCAAGGAGTGGCAGCGCTTGCTGCAGGAGAATGGCATCTCGAAGcaggagcaagaagagcaCCCGCAGACTATGATGGACATCATGCGGTTCTATGAGAAAAACACTCGTGGTGATAGTGATGATGAGGTATGGCACAAGTTTGACCATGCACAGAGCCCGACCGGCGGGCAGGCACCATCGCCTCCCGGGAGCCCACGATTCCCGCAGAACCATCAAGGAAGTTTTGAAAACCCTCGATCCCCGCCTCCTGTCCCTCGTGGGGTGCACGTAGGCTCCCAGCCGGTGTCGCCTCCGCTGGGCAGTCTGATCCCGAACCGGGCACCACCGAAACCACCTACTGTCGGCATGACACCATCTCGTCCTCCCCCGCAGCCTCCGGTTTCGCAACAGTACATGGGCGCGCCTCAACGAGCAGTCCAAGAAGCATATAGTCCACCCTTCGGCACCCCGTCTATCCCGGAAAGTGAGGCGGTGCCTTCTCCTCAGCGCAGCCCGTCCAATTCCCGAAATGGCACTCCGGCGCCGCGGGCACCGCCCGGTATCGTCTCCAATCCGACTCAataccagcagcaacaggagCAGATGATGGCAGTGGCCCAACAAGCAATCACATCAAAACAGCTGGATCGCAGTCGGAGCCAACGTATCCAGGCACAGCAGGCACAACAAGCACAACAGGCCCAACAAGCCCAGCAAGCCCAGCAGGCACAACAAGCCCAGCCTATTCCGCAGGTCCAGCCAACTCAGCTGCCACCAATCTCCACCGCCCAACCGGCCTCTCCAGCAATTGGTCCCTCATCTGCCCTACCCTCTTCGGGTACCGCGCGAGCTCCGCCTGCAGCCAGACCCCGGCAGCGACAGCGCCCACAAAGCAATGCTGCGGACATTCGGACGCGTCTCCTGTCGATCTGTCACCCGGGCGATCCGACTCAGATCTACTACAATCTCAACAAGATTGGCCAAGGTGCTTCTGGTGGTGTTTACACAGCTTACGAAGCTGGCACTAACAACTGTGTTGCGATCAAACAAATGAACTTGGACTTGCAGCCCAAGAAGGATCTCATTATCAATGAGATTCTGGTCATGAAGGACAGCAAGCACAAGAACATTGTCAACTTCTTGGAGAGCTTCCTGCATGGTCTAGATTTATGGGTAGTGATGGAATACATGGAAGGTGGTAGTCTCACTGACGTGGTCACTTTCAACATGATGAGTGAGGGACAGATCGCGGCCGTTTGTCGAGAG ACGCTGAATGGCCTGCAACACCTCCATTCCAAGGGTGTCATTCATCGTGACATCAAATCCGACAACATTCTCTTGGCAATGGATGGCAACATCAAGCTGA CCGACTTTGGCTTCTGTGCGCAGATCAACGACTCGCAGAACAAGCGGAACACGATGGTCGGCACCCCGTACTGGATGGCCCCCGAGGTGGTCACCCGCAAAGAGTACGGTCGCAAGGTCGATATCTGGAGTCTGGGCATCATGGCGATCGAGATGATCGAGGGCGAGCCGCCGTATCTGACGGAATCGCCGCTCCGAGCATTGTATCTGATCGCCACCAATGGGACGCCCACCATCAAAGACGAGCATAAACTGTCGAACATTTTCCGCGACTTCCTGCATCTGGCCCTGAAGGTTGACCCGGAGAAGCGCGCATCGGCACACGACTTGTTGAAG CATCCATTTATGACCCTTTGCTCACCACTCTCGCATCTCGCTCCCCTGGTCAAGGCTGCTCGTGTCAACCGGGCCCAGGAGAAAACGCAGAAAGGGGGTGCTTAG
- a CDS encoding uncharacterized protein (ID:PFLUO_004727-T1.cds;~source:funannotate) — MPVQSGGEPPGPWGQKYQSFESHFMETEIAPLLSLFNINVLKFGRCDRARLLLNSVDDIGQLVMADRFETLREARVALLDLISVSITSFEYFDQIVGHGELPMADILIFFDGMRTGLSQWKAKFEDLARRQELSWNQKEQAAANVIHVMGFSGDIGMIAYQVTCESDWDAYRSDYEGFIELAESLVSDQDHYSDPLAKALSLDFGMIFPLHAVAWKCRWPHLRRKGLDLFHKIPKREWSLVSERYHAIFSRIMEIEESHLHLAPGTIPDENMLPPEHVRIHDFQVVPNPTSPGERPLFAVSFFRRPDGVESDWHCQTEYLHLGTSESAELAVPSNLIARRPWASSELSDPNTLRLLKSAVFGSETELLVRASPERNLG; from the exons ATGCCGGTG CAATCAGGAGGAGAGCCGCCAGGTCCATGGGGGCAAAAGTATCAATCATTCGAATCACACTTCATGGAGACCGAGATCGCTCCGCTACTGAGCCTGTTCAACATCAACGTGCTCAAATTTGGCCGTTGCGACCGCGCCAGGCTTTTGCTCAATTCAGTGGATGACATTGGACAGCTCGTGATGGCCGATCGGTTCGAGACTCTCCGTGAAGCGCGCGTCGctctcctcgacctcatcTCTGTCTCCATTACCTCTTTTGAATACTTTGACCAAATCGTCGGCCACGGAGAGCTGCCCATGGCAGATATCTTGATCTTTTTCGACGGGATGCGCACAGGTCTCAGCCAATGGAAGGCCAAATTCGAGGATCTTGCTCGCCGCCAGGAGCTTTCATGGAATCAAAAGGAGCAGGCTGCCGCGAATGTAATTCACGTCATGGGGTTCAGCGGCGACATCGGCATGATTGCCTACCAAGTCACTTGTGAGAGTGACTGGGATGCTTATCGCTCCGACTACGAAGGATTTATCGAACTCGCGGAATCCCTCGTTTCAGATCAAGACCATTACTCTGATCCATTGGCCAAAGCTCTGAGCTTGGATTTTGGAATGATCTTCCCTCTCCACGCAGTGGCCTGGAAATGTCGCTGGCCCCATCTCCGTCGCAAGGGACTGGATCTATTCCATAAGATTCCCAAGCGAGAATGGTCCCTCGTTTCGGAGCGCTATCACGCTATCTTCTCCCGGATCATGGAGATTGAAGAGTCTCATCTTCACTTGGCGCCGGGCACCATCCCAGATGAGAATATGCTCCCTCCTGAGCACGTCCGGATACATGATTTTCAAGTGGTTCCCAACCCGACCAGCCCCGGCGAACGGCCTCTCTTCGCTGTTAGCTTCTTTAGGAGGCCTGACGGTGTTGAGAGTGACTGGCATTGTCAAACGGAGTATCTCCATCTAGGGACCTCTGAGTCCGCTGAACTTGCGGTCCCGAGCAACTTGATCGCGCGGAGACCGTGGGCCAGCTCTGAGCTTTCCGATCCGAATACTCTACGTCTCTTGAAGAGTGCTGTGTTTGGTTCCGAAACCGAACTACTTGTGCGAGCGTCGCCTGAACGGAATCTTGGATGA
- a CDS encoding uncharacterized protein (ID:PFLUO_004729-T1.cds;~source:funannotate), with protein MDEEKSAELNVTAIEEKPVKPRGFFARIRYYEELMDRKMGIESHSLDRVLPEARNPPNPLVMAFMWASATMNISCFSTGFLGYEFGLSLGDSIPIIIFATLLGACVTGWCATMGPGTGLRQVAISRYSFGFYPSSVIAALNVVEQLGWSSVSCITGGLALSAVSDGHVSIVVGVVIIACISLMFSFIGLRGVLLYEKYAWILFFVIFMIIYGMAAPHASLAPPVTAVSGATKSGNALSLVGVVYGSSASWSSIVSDFYVHYPVDTPKIKVFLYTTLGITIPTCIGMILGACVGSALDTNPKWEAAYGVGMGEILKTIMFPEGFAKFILVLLVLSGIGINCIAIYAGALSAQLFAPPFAKVPRMFWSFLVFVGILLIGIVGRNHLLAVLQNFLSLLGYWNTSFFVIVFTEHYYFRKGNLANYDLDAWNDSSRMPLGLAGLTAFLCGAAGWIVGMVETYYVGALADMIGKSGGDIANELALVFTSISFLPLRMLELKYVGR; from the exons atggacgaagagaaaTCCGCCGAGCTCAATGTCACTGCGATCGAGGAGAAGCCCGTCAAGCCGCGGGGCTTCTTCGCGCGCATCCGCTACTATGAAGAGCTGATGGATCGCAAGATGGGCATCGAGTCCCACAGTCTCGACCGCGTCTTGCCCGAGGCGCGAAATCCGCCAAACCCACTAGTCATGGCCTTCATGTGGGCGTCGGCCACGATGAACATCAGTTGTTTCAGCACGGGCTTTCTGGGCTACGAGTTCGGTCTGTCGCTGGGGGACAGCATCCCCATCATTATCTTTGCGACGCTTCTAGGCGCATGTGTGACG GGTTGGTGCGCGACCATGGGTCCCGGCACGGGACTGCGCCAGGTCGCCATTTCCAGGTACTCTTTCGGCTTCTACCCTTCGTCAGTCATCGCGGCGCTGAACGTGGTTGAGCAGCTGGGCTGGTCATCCGTCAGTTGCATTACGGGCGGACTTGCGCTCAGCGCCGTGTCTGACGGGCACGTCTCTATTGTCGTCGGCGTCGTTATCATCGCCTGCATCAGTCTGATGTTTAGCTTCATCGGGCTGCGCGGGGTCCTGCTGTACGAAAAATATGCATGGATCCTGTTCTTCGTTATCTTTATGATCATCTACGGCATGGCCGCGCCTCACGCCAGCCTGGCCCCGCCTGTGACCGCAGTGTCAGGCGCGACCAAGTCCGGCAATGCGCTGAGTCTGGTTGGCGTCGTCTATGGCTCTAGTGCATCTTGGAGCTCGATCGTCTCGGACTTTTACGTGCACTATCCAGTAGACACGCCTAAGATCAAGGTGTTCCTGTACACAACTCTGGGCATCACGATACCGACGTGTATTGGCATGATTCTGGGTGCGTGTGTTGGCTCGGCACTCGACACAAACCCCAAGTGGGAAGCAGCTTATGGAGTTGGTATGGGCGAGATTTTGAAGACGATTATGTTCCCGGAGGGGTTTGCCAAATTCATCCTCGTTCTACTCGTCTTATCAGGAA TTGGGATCAACTGCATTGCCATTTATGCCGGCGCACTCTCCGCACAGCTCTTTGCTCCCCCATTCGCCAAAGTGCCGCGGATGTTCTGGTCATTCCTCGTCTTTGTCGGAATTCTATTGATAGGCATCGTGGGCCGCAACCATCTGCTGGCAGTCCTGCAGAACTTCCTGTCATTGCTCGGCTACTGGAACACTTCCTTTTTTGTCATTGTCTTCACTGAGCATTACTACTTCCGCAAAGGTAATCTCGCCAACTACGACCTCGATGCCTGGAACGACTCATCACGCATGCCGCTGGGTTTGGCCGGACTCACCGCATTCCTCTGCGGCGCCGCTGGATGGATTGTGGGCATGGTGGAGACGTACTATGTTGGTGCTCTTGCCGATATGATCGGGAAGAGCGGCGGCGATATTGCCAATGAGCTGGCCTTGGTGTTTACGAGTATCTCGTTCCTGCCTCTGCGGATGCTGGAGCTCAAATATGTAGGTCGGTAG
- a CDS encoding uncharacterized protein (ID:PFLUO_004728-T1.cds;~source:funannotate), producing MMFFLFCLLVALVSAYPNREPCTGDCWTHDPALAQRQSDGKYFRFATGDGVTIATADSLRGPWTAAGSALAQGSDINLNGVNKTDIWAPDVHYENGVYYMYYVISKLGTQDSEIGVATSQTMEAGSWNDHGVVGIPANGEYNRIDPNWITIGGKPYLNFGSYWNDIFQIEMQGPLQAAAQAPRNLAFNGSLNHREEGSFMFQNGNWFYLLFSAGIANAYTATYPAPGEEYSIRMCRSESGISGFVDMQGRKCLESGGSMLLSSHGEVYAPGGQGVLEDQHLGPVLYYHYYTPEAKKAAAGNSGYRFGWNELGFRNGWPYIK from the exons ATGatgttttttctcttctgtttGCTTGTGGCTTTGGTTAGTGCCTATCCCAACCGGGAGCCCTGTACGGGAGATTGCTGGACACACGATCCCGCCTTGGCCCAAAGACAATCCGATGGCAAGTATTTTCGCTTTGCTACTGGTGACGGTGTCACGATCGCGACTGCCGATTCCCTCAGGGGACCGTGGACTGCGGCTGGCTCTGCCTTGGCCCAGGGCTCTGACATCAACCTCAATGGTGTGAACAAGACCGATATCTGG GCCCCCGACGTGCATTACGAGAACGGCGTCTACTACATGTACTACGTGATCTCCAAGCTGGGAACACAGGACTCTGAGATTGGCGTGGCTACCTCGCAGACCATGGAGGCAGGCTCCTGGAATGACCACGGCGTTGTTGGTATCCCGGCCAATGGCGAATACAACCGCATCGACCCCAACTGGATCACTATCGGCGGCAAGCCCTATCTCAACTTTGGCTCTTACTGGAACGACATTTTCCAGATTGAAATGCAAGGCCCGCTACAGGCCGCCGCTCAAGCGCCTCGGAACTTGGCGTTCAATGGCAGTCTCAACCACCGCGAGGAAGGGTCGTTCATGTTCCAGAATGGCAACTGGTTCTATCTCTTGTTCTCCGCTGGTATTGCCAACGCCTACACCGCTACCTATCCTGCCCCCGGAGAGGAGTACAGCATTCGCATGTGCCGCTCTGAGTCTGGAATCAGTGGCTTT GTGGACATGCAAGGTCGGAAGTGCCTAGAGAGCGGCGGTTCGATGCTGCTCTCCAGCCATGGAGAGGTTTATGCCCCCGGTGGACA GGGCGTTCTCGAGGACCAGCACCTCGGACCCGTGCTGTACTACCACTACTACACGCccgaggcgaagaaggctgccgCCGGCAACTCGGGATACCGATTCGGCTGGAATGAACTGGGCTTCCGGAACGGATGGCCGTACATTAAATGA
- a CDS encoding uncharacterized protein (ID:PFLUO_004730-T1.cds;~source:funannotate), whose translation MAEGDQPVKFTITHYRKQEHTHEAFIKWMVEEHLPLAIPVFKKHGVIEYSLFVTPPPLNDALKQEVGQVRPTWDFADFDCFIEYTLPNAEVIKNIMSDPDWAVALKDQDDWVDVPKALVSLGYSTTYVKDGKAVN comes from the exons ATGGCCGAAGGAGACCAACCGGTGAAATTCACAATCACCCACTATCGCAAGCAAGAGCACACCCATGAGGCCTTCATCAAGTggatggtcgaggagcacCTACCCCTTGCCATACCCGTCTTCAAGAAACACGGAGTCATCGAATATTCGCTT TTCGTGACACCACCTCCGCTAAATGACGCACTGAAGCAGGAGGTTGGACAGGTTCGACCAACCTGGGATTTTGCTGACTTTGACTGTTTCATCGAGTATACGCTCCCTAATGCGGAAGTCATCAAGAATATCATGTCAGATCCAGACTGGGCGGTAGCGCTCAAAGACCAGGATGACTGGGTTGACGTCCCAAAGGCCTTGGTTTCGCTAGGATATTCTACCACATACGTCAAGGATGGGAAAGCTGTGAACTAG
- a CDS encoding uncharacterized protein (ID:PFLUO_004731-T1.cds;~source:funannotate) produces MAAEASTSANGGASKSLAAMLEQQHDEAHNATVEDVVDEEDVKHPPPSSLLTTEQPTPAAAPAAESATLAEVASSSSVPKPAPKKAPAFDVQSDELFPALGSGPKPTTPAAATWGAKKPSAAAAVANGLPAQPMDVPRIMALPGKHMEQLRLAPSQMLPRGQLKKPLRDTLRDISRRSKANVDMRGGPGGSIIFEGKGSVESVRQALKEVAQQVGSKQSVRVPIPTSARAHIIGRQGAVVQDIQTRTGARVQVPRADGSAVAAEDDDSDTIDILIEGDAVAAEMARREIEAIVKERGSNMSLRLKTIPPEFFPFIAGAHDANLREIEERTKAQVHVPRYDTWSTQPPPQEANPGQVQFVAVPDKHILISGERVAAQEARAEIERRVADLQRQLTLRQLAINRGQHQFILGNEADALHQFLAQTGCAIVLPPQSDESEFLTITGPLNQIEAGINHAMDLATSMQMSSVDLSRQHPNAPAGPHAHARALTQYLRRRQIIKELESTYDARIALPPSVEGPVTWEVYSRDGKNTIRARSDIMNLVQAHPPARLRHVPVDPYYHPYLRSSSASKLQSEYGVHLLLPDNVDSPEVVLVYEGPSATTSQYEVPRQRPSPADIAAFEETLQEAQQYLLSALGDQGDITVKSVSVPAKYQEKVRKFIIREQNAKGENSIPVRAIVGDARGGQCDVALRGPSALVGELATSVDAFVVEQEKDDLERGYTTSFDFPQKYANFLIGKRGENINKLREEFDVDIKVENGKVEVKGPKAKADATRMRIINLGKKLEDETTHILKIPAQYHRELIGQRGSQVNRLQDRYSVRVQFPRATVPDDSVTDAGSDAGSARPGRAQQAPDEVLVKGPSKGADSARDEILSLLQWVADHSHTATISVAQNQVASLIGQRGREMDKLRADTGAQIDVPSANDTPDASGRVQIRVKGTKQQVNEAKTVLQQRSSEFDATVTKSIDVDKKYHKALIGGGGANIRKIVVEAGGPNDGSAARIVRFPRAESSESTIRLEGDGKVVANIIQAIEEFVKERADQVTETLDVPTAQHRMLIGRGGETRRDIESQFSVTLDIPKQGSGRTDVKLKGASSAVAGAKEHVQGMLKQQHVESVDVPRHLHHVVADNGAFFRQLRSSHQVTVDHAGQSVPPNRAADETRSAANGSSMPLITDDPSETTDAHSWKVVENASSADAADAAPFPWVLTGSPENVAKAKTALEKAIASASQQSATGYLILPDPKTYRFVVGQGGSQISTIRKKTGCRINVPKDQARGEAIEIRGSPDGLNQAKDMILEAVQNGLNGASSR; encoded by the exons ATGGCAGCCGAAGCGTCAACGTCTGCCAATGGCGGAGCCTCCAAGTCCCTGGCCGCCATGTTGGAGCAACAGCATGATGAGGCGCACAATGCAACagttgaggatgtggtggacgaggaagatgtcaAGCAtccccctccctcctctctGCTGACGACCGAGCAACCCACCCCTGCCGCTGCCCCCGCTGCTGAATCGGCCACCCTCGCTGAGGTGGCAAGCTCTTCATCAGTCCCCAAGCCTGCCCCGAAGAAGGCCCCGGCATTCGATGTGCAGTCAGACGAGCTATTCCCTGCCCTAGGGAGCGGACCAAAACCGACGACTCCTGCGGCGGCCACGTGGGGTGCAAAGAAGCCTTCGGCCGCAGCGGCCGTGGCCAATGGCCTACCGGCTCAACCAATGG ATGTTCCCCGGATCATGGCCCTTCCCGGAAAGCACATGGAACAGCTCCGGTTAGCCCCGTCCCAGATGCTCCCACGCGGACAGCTGAAGAAGCCCCTACGAGATACCCTCCGCGATATCTCTCGTCGATCCAAGGCCAACGTCGACATGCGGGGTGGCCCCGGCGGCTCTATCATCTTTGAAGGAAAGGGTTCTGTAGAATCGGTCCGGCAGGCCCTCAAGGAGGTGGCCCAGCAGGTTGGATCCAAG CAATCTGTCCGCGTTCCCATCCCTACCTCCGCCCGTGCTCACATTATCGGCCGCCAAGGTGCGGTGGTTCAGGACATTCAGACCCGCACCGGTGCTCGTGTGCAAGTTCCCCGGGCTGATGGTTCGGCCGTggccgccgaagatgacgacagCGACACCATTGACATCTTGATCGAAGGCGATGCTGTGGCCGCGGAGATGGCGCGCCGAGAAATTGAAGCCATTGTCAAGGAGCGAGGCTCGAACATGAGTCTGCGCCTGAAGACCATCCCTCCGGAGTTCTTTCCCTTTATTGCTGGCGCACACGATGCCAACCTGCGGGAGATTGAAGAGCGCACCAAGGCTCAGGTCCATGTGCCCCGTTATGATACCTGGTCGACTCAGCCCCCACCTCAAGAGGCCAACCCGGGCCAGGTGCAGTTCGTGGCCGTCCCTGACAAGCACATCCTCATCTCTGGAGAGCGAGTCGCCGCACAGGAGGCTCGCGCCGAGATTGAGCGGAGGGTGGCCGACCTGCAACGCCAATTGACCCTCCGCCAGCTGGCAATCAATCGTGGCCAGCACCAGTTCATTCTGGGCAACGAGGCCGACGCCCTGCACCAATTCCTTGCGCAGACTGGATGTGCCATTGTTCTGCCCCCTCAGTCCGATGAGAGCGAGTTTCTCACCATCACCGGCCCGCTTAACCAGATCGAGGCCGGCATCAACCACGCGATGGATCTCGCTACCAGCATGCAGATGTCCAGCGTTGACCTGTCCCGCCAGCATCCCAATGCTCCCGCCGGTCCACATGCGCATGCGCGCGCCCTCACTCAGTACCTCCGACGGCGCCAAATCATCAAGGAACTCGAATCGACGTACGATGCGCGGATCGCGCTGCCGCCAAGCGTTGAGGGGCCTGTTACTTGGGAGGTGTACTCGCGGGATGGTAAGAACACCATCCGTGCTCGCTCCGACATCATGAACCTCGTTCAGGCCCACCCTCCTGCCAGACTTCGCCATGTGCCTGTCGACCCCTACTACCACCCCTACCTTCGCTCCAGTAGCGCAAGCAAGCTTCAGTCGGAATACGGTGTTCATCTTCTGCTCCCGGACAACGTCGACAGCCCTGAAGTCGTGCTTGTGTACGAGGGTCCTTCTGCGACTACTTCGCAGTACGAGGTTCCCCGCCAACGTCCCTCTCCAGCAGATATTGCAGCTTTCGAGGAAACTCTGCAAGAGGCACAGCAATATCTGCTTAGCGCCTTGGGTGACCAGGGTGATATCACCGTGAAGTCAGTCTCGGTTCCTGCCAAGTACCAGGAGAAGGTGCGGAAATTTATCATCCGCGAGCAGAatgccaagggcgagaaCAGCATCCCTGTACgtgccatcgtcggcgaTGCGCGCGGTGGCCAGTGCGATGTGGCGTTGCGTGGTCCGTCGGCACTGGTGGGTGAACTCGCTACGTCAGTGGATGCGTTTGTTGttgagcaggagaaggacgaCCTGGAGCGTGGCTACACGACCTCCTTTGACTTCCCTCAGAAATATGCCAATTTCCTGATCGGCAAGCGTGGCGAGAACATCAACAAGCTTCGTGAGGAGTTTGACGTTGACATCAAAGTGGAGAATGGCAAGGTCGAGGTCAAGGGacccaaggccaaggcggaCGCTACTCGCATGCGCATCATCAACCTGGGCaagaagttggaggatgagacTACCCACATCCTCAAGATTCCGGCGCAGTACCACCGTGAGCTGATCGGCCAGCGAGGTAGCCAGGTCAACCGTCTGCAGGATCGCTACTCGGTTCGCGTCCAGTTCCCTCGCGCGACTGTCCCCGACGACTCTGTGACGGACGCGGGCAGTGACGCTGGTAGCGCTCGGCCTGGCCGGGCCCAGCAAGCCCCCGATGAGGTATTGGTTAAGGGTCCGAGCAAGGGCGCCGATTCCGCCCGCGATGAGATCCTCAGCCTGCTGCAATGGGTTGCAGACCACTCGCACACTGCCACTATCTCTGTGGCCCAGAACCAGGTTGCATCTCTGATCGGGCAGCGCGGTCGCGAGATGGACAAGCTTCGTGCAGATACTGGGGCCCAGATCGATGTGCCGAGTGCCAATGACACGCCAGACGCCTCGGGACGGGTGCAGATTCGTGTAAAGGGCACGAAGCAGCAAGTAAACGAGGCCAAGACAGTCTTGCAGCAGCGGTCCAGCGAGTTTGATGCGACGGTCACCAAGTCGATCGACGTGGACAAGAAGTATCACAAGGCTCTGATCGGCGGAGGTG GTGCCAACATCCGCAAGATTGTGGTTGAAGCCGGCGGCCCCAACGACGGCAGCGCTGCCCGTATTGTTCGATTCCCGCGCGCCGAGAGCAGCGAGTCTACTATCCGCTTAGAGGGCGACGGCAAGGTGGTCGcgaacatcatccaggcGATCGAGGAGTTTGTCAAGGAACGCGCGGATCAGGTCACTGAAACCCTCGACGTCCCCACGGCCCAGCACCGTATGCTCATCGgtcgcggcggcgagactCGGCGCGACATCGAGTCCCAGTTCAGTGTCACTTTGGACATCCCCAAACAGGGTTCGGGCCGCACCGACGTCAAGCTCAAGGGTGCCAGCAGCGCCGTCGCGGGCGCCAAGGAACACGTCCAGGGCATGCTGAAGCAGCAGCATGTCGAGTCCGTCGACGTGCCGCGCCACCTGCACCACGTCGTCGCCGATAACGGTGCTTTCTTCCGCCAGctccgcagcagccaccAGGTCACCGTCGATCACGCGGGCCAGTCCGTACCGCCCAACCGCGCTGCGGACGAAACCCGCAGTGCCGCCAACGGCAGCTCCATGCCCCTGATCACCGATGACCCCAGCGAGACGACAGACGCCCACTCGTGGAAGGTCGTCGAGAACGCCTCGTCCGCCGACGCTGCCGACGCGGCCCCCTTCCCCTGGGTCCTGACGGGCTCCCCGGAGAAcgtggccaaggccaagacggctctcgagaaggccatcgcctcggcctcgcAGCAGTCCGCGACGGGCTACCTGATCCTGCCGGACCCGAAGACCTACcgcttcgtcgtcggccagggTGGTAGCCAGATCAGCACTATTCGCAAGAAGACCGGTTGCCGCATCAATGTGCCCAAGGACCAGGCTCGTGGCGAAGCTATTGAGATCCGCGGTAGCCCCGATGGCCTGAACCAGGCCAAGGACATGATCCTGGAAGCGGTCCAGAATGGTCTCAACGGTGCTTCTTCGCGGTGA